One genomic region from Oncorhynchus clarkii lewisi isolate Uvic-CL-2024 chromosome 21, UVic_Ocla_1.0, whole genome shotgun sequence encodes:
- the LOC139379292 gene encoding cytoskeleton-associated protein 4-like, which translates to MTARHRNKNNLSEKTASPTQDDVAKKSPKPSSNGSPSIQGSGSGSWVKVIAALCYIALVAAAGFAAIYLQQVLKEVHQISSRNEETVRENAEVAHKVENVLQRVDNVRGAVDGLESALGIMRAEQEVGSRAVRKGEVETRRVEEALQRLQNELLVDLSEGIKEVKEARERDFSSLEKTVEERLAELSASITASVTEFTEAQGETQSQLADLKARLDDMEDPELIRQELSAIVDTVAGLSATKQATDESAYSLREQIAAVGVELQTRNQEIASMSQEVEVVRLLVQETTGSLRQQVSGAEAGIQALTDQDQSLQSSLELATEALHSLEKELQGESARAEQRSDGLEVRLKVVEEGGDSLAASLTDLTSKFEVLLAKYDSHESTLAAQGMAAEKARATLQGELEELKGSLGELQSNVVALSGAQTNLASRDSSLGQQIEGLEQKLEVSKSTSHPPPELEKLKSTVDGLVGKAAKLESHEKAIEALQGSLQKTISSLEALTKASAEEQEGVRGA; encoded by the exons ATGACTGCGAGACACAGAAACAAGAACAATTTAAGCGAAAAGACTGCTTCACCCACGCAAGATGACGTGGCGAAGAAAAGTCCGAAACCTAGTAGTAATGGTAGCCCCTCAATCCAGGGATCGGGGTCAGGGAGTTGGGTCAAAGTTATAGCTGCTTTATGTTATATCGCATTAGTAGCCGCTGCGGGCTTTGCTGCTATTTATCTACAACAAGTGTTGAAAGAAGTCCATCAAATCAGCAGCAGAAATGAAGAGACCGTACGGGAAAATGCAGAGGTTGCGCACAAAGTAGAGAATGTTCTTCAACGG GTGGACAACGTGAGGGGTGCTGTAGACGGGTTGGAATCGGCACTGGGCATCATGCGGGCAGAGCAGGAGGTGGGGAGCCGGGCGGTGAGGAAGGGCGAGGTGGAGACACGGCGGGTGGAGGAGGCTCTTCAGAGGCTCCAGAACGAACTGCTGGTTGACCTGTCAGAAGGCATCAAGGAGGTGAAGGAGGCCAGAGAGCGGGACTTCTCTTCCCTGGAGAAGACGGTGGAGGAGCGCCTGGCTGAGTTGAGTGCCTCCATCACGGCCAGCGTGACTGAGTTCACCGAGGCCCAGGGTGAGACTCAAAGTCAGCTGGCTGACCTCAAAGCCCGTCTGGATGACATGGAGGACCCGGAGCTAATCAGGCAGGAACTGTCCGCCATTGTCGACACCGTCGCCGGGCTCAGCGCCACTAAGCAGGCCACCGATGAGTCTGCCTATTCGCTGAGGGAGCAGATCGCCGCGGTGGGGGTGGAGCTCCAGACCCGTAACCAGGAAATAGCCTCGATGTCGCAGGAAGTGGAGGTGGTGAGGTTGCTGGTGCAGGAGACGACGGGGAGCCTGCGGCAGCAGGTTTCGGGGGCAGAGGCAGGCATCCAGGCGTTGACAGATCAGGACCAGAGCCTGCAGAGCAGCCTGGAGCTGGCCACCGAAGCTCTGCACAGTCTGGAGAAGGAACTGCAGGGGGAATCGGCCAGGGCTGAGCAGAGGTCCGACGGTCTGGAGGTCAGACTAAAAGTGGTGGAGGAGGGCGGAGATTCCCTGGCCGCATCGCTAACAGACCTGACTTCCAAGTTTGAGGTTCTTCTTGCCAAGTACGATTCCCATGAGAGCACACTCGCCGCTCAGGGCATGGCAGCCGAGAAGGCCCGGGCCACTCTACAGGGAGAGCTAGAGGAGCTGAAGGGCAGCCTAGGGGAGCTCCAGTCCAACGTGGTTGCACTGAGTGGCGCTCAGACCAATCTGGCTTCCAGGGACTCTAGCCTGGGCCAGCAGATAGAGGGGCTGGAGCAGAAGCTGGaagtttccaagtcaaccagccaCCCCCCACCAGAGCTGGAGAAGCTGAAGAGCACCGTGGATGGCCTGGTGGGGAAAGCTGCAAAGCTGGAGAGCCATGAGAAGGCCATCGAAGCCTTACAGGGGTCACTACAGAAGACCATTAGCTCATTGGAGGCCTTGACCAAAGCCTCAGCCGAAGAGCAAGAAGGTGTAAGGGGAGcatag
- the LOC139378449 gene encoding inhibitor of nuclear factor kappa-B kinase-interacting protein-like — protein MASTEVKQRKKTTAQKLNDEPVETSKYSSEDEAKSNKGNSLAERKSSSPSSLDVKTITCLLSLIVCIVLAWFVLQQNARFFDVEEKYKLLSGKIASLLEMEEEVIKVSKKCEGVQSLLEHLERQPGGLLSHLEALEWDVSRLKDWASGLTEKRGLLQDSVAALTEAVGHIEGRTSAITKDVNTKVASVRTDVRRMDGLQSEVESLLEKVRELEERAAQAERSMVKRIGDLLAGSIDRIQGLKVATERNAQDLEQLKRRLPELFANDRQISERLRELESGRARLVRTVTFAGDLKPKVAAIKRDFGALAPQVDELTLRIGRLAEDLTKREEDIAELRQTFANLSTVEEDLGVVTQQLSQIVEPEMPVVGGEMLLQKVNMSEALPQTLEGEL, from the exons ATGGCAAGTACTGAAGTGAAGCAAAGGAAGAAGACCACGGCTCAGAAGCTAAATGACGAACCGGTTGAAACATCAAAGTACTCTTCCGAAGATGAAGCAAAATCTAACAAAGGAAATAGCTTGGCTGAACGTAAAAGCTCCTCGCCGTCCTCCCTGGATGTGAAAACGATAACTTGTCTACTGTCACTGATAGTTTGCATAGTGCTTGCATG GTTTGTATTGCAGCAGAATGCAAGATTCTTCGACGTGGAAGAAAAGTACAAACTACTGTCTGGGAAGATTGCAAGTCTCCTTGAAATGGAGGAGGAAGTCATCAAGGTGTCCAAGAAG TGCGAGGGTGTCCAGAGCTTGTTGGAGCATCTAGAGAGGCAGCCTGGTGGTCTCCTGTCCCACTTGGAGGCCCTGGAGTGGGATGTAAGCCGGCTGAAGGACTGGGCGTCCGGCCTAACGGAGAAACGCGGCCTGCTCCAGGACAGCGTGGCAGCACTGACCGAGGCTGTGGGACACATCGAGGGACGGACCTCTGCCATCACTAAGGATGTCAACACTAAG GTGGCGTCGGTGCGGACAGACGTGCGTCGGATGGATGGGCTCCAGTCGGAGGTGGAGTCTCTCCTGGAGAAGGTACGGGAGCTGGAGGAGCGGGCCGCCCAGGCCGAACGCAGCATGGTCAAACGTATCGGCGACCTGCTGGCCGGCAGCATCGACCGCATCCAGGGCCTCAAGGTTGCCACGGAGCGCAACGCCCAAGACCTGGAGCAGCTCAAACGCCGCCTACCTGAACTGTTCGCCAACGACCGGCAGATCTCGGAGCGCCTGAGGGAGCTGGAAAGCGGCCGCGCCCGATTGGTCCGCACGGTGACCTTCGCCGGCGACCTCAAGCCCAAGGTGGCGGCCATCAAGCGGGACTTCGGGGCGCTGGCTCCGCAGGTGGATGAGCTGACCCTGAGGATCGGCCGTCTGGCCGAGGATCTGACCAAGAGGGAGGAGGACATCGCAGAGCTACGGCAGACATTCGCTAACCTTAGCACTGTGGAGGAGGACCTAGGAGTTGTGACACAGCAGTTGAGTCAGATAGTTGAGCCTGAGATGCCCGTAGTGGGAGGAGAGATGCTTCTGCAGAAAGTCAACATGAGTGAAGCCCTCCCTCAGACACTGGAAGGAGAGCTGTGA